The DNA sequence CCGTCGACGCTGTACTGGACCGATTGAATTCCCTCGGTGTCTGTGGCGCTCACCCGGAGGGTCGTCGCCCCCCCGATCACGTCCCCCTCCCCGGGCCCGATGACCACGAGACTTGGACGGGTCTGCACCTTCACGACAACCGAGTCGGACACTGGGTTGCCGTCGGGGTCGTAGACCACGGCTTTGATGAAGCGCTCCCCGTCGCCGAGCACTGTAGGGTCGAGCTGGACGACGAAACCCCTGTCCCCCGCACCTAGGTCCTCGGTGGTGTAGTCCGACGTCAGATACTCGCCGTCAACGAGGATGTCCATTCTGACGCCGCTGTCGTCGTCCTCGAAGTCCACCATGAACGTCATCAGACCAGAGTTGGTGACGTTCGCTCCCGGGCTGGGGGATAAAATCGAGACGGTGTTGAGGTGCCAGTTGTCAAACTCGAAGAGGCCCGCGTCGGAGGCGGAGCCGGCGGCGTTGAAGGCGGTAACGCGAATGGTGTGGTAACCGTCGCGGAAGCACGTGGTGTCCAGAACATACTCCCATCTCATGGTCCCCGAGTTCCACGACATCGTTCCCACCATGCGGTCGTCCACATAGACGCCCACGCCCGATGCGCCGGACGCACTGGCCGCGACGAGCACGCTGCCCCTGAGAGGTCCGCCGGTCGGCTGGAGAATGGAGACGCCGGTCGGCGGGGCGCCGGTCAGGTCGCCGTTGGCGACCGTGACCGACACGATTCTCCTGACGACTATGCCGTCGTTGTCGCGGGCCGCCACGGTGATGTCGTAGCGCCCGTCCGGAAGGGAAGTGGTGTCCCAGTAGCTCTCCCAGAAAATGGTCCCCGTCTGCTGGATCAGGGACGTCCAGGTGGACTGGCCGGATATCTGGAAGGCCACGGAGGTCACGTCGTTTGTCCCGGAGTCCTCGTCGTCCACCGCCACCCTGAAAATGTAGCCCGAGCCCTTCACCACCGAGCCCTCGGTCGGTGAAACAAGCTTGAGCCAGGGCCCCCCCATTTGCAGGAGTATCCACCCGGGCGCCACGAAGACCCCCTCCGCATACTCCTGGGTCTTCAGCTGGTCCATGTTCGCCGTCCGGTCCCACCAGTAGTCCTGCTGTCCGGAAGGAGCATCGGCGTCATGGAATCGGATGAGCATTCCAAGAAGGGCGGCGCCCTGCACGCTCAGGTCATGATCGGCATCGACCATGTACGAAGAGCTTGAGTTGTATGGGACGAGGAACTCGAACTCGTACCTGTCACTGGCTGTCCCGGGCAGGTTAACATACTTCACCTTCCCGTTTCCGTCCACATCGTCCGCTCCGCTGTCCGATTTCCACGTCGCGTCGAAAGTTGATGTGTTGATGTGCCCGTCCGTGAAAGCGCCGCCCCCCGTTACCTCGAAGTACTGCTCAAAGTTGGGGTATGAGTTGTCCAGAAGACCGTTTCGCGAGCCGTCTCCCGAATTGCCCTGCTCGAAGTATATCCTGAGGAAGTCCGAGTCGCTTGGCTGCGGGTCGCGGACCATGAGGCCGAAGTAGAGGTTCGAGCCGGCCGTGTCCTGTGTGATAAAAACCGTGGCACAGATTCCCCCTCCCCGGAAGTTGGTCAGCATTATGTTCCGGGTGTAGCAGTCGGCCCACCCGAAGTCGCCGGTGATGTCCCCGTCCAGGGTTGGGGTGCCGGAGCGGGCGAAGGTGGCGTACATCGTCCGGTCCTGCGCCCCGACGCCCAGCTGGAGGTCCGCGTAAAGGCTCACGTTACCGGGGTCCTTGCCGGTCCGGTCCCAGTAGTAGATCCTGCCCTCGTTGTGGAAGTAGACCTCCAGGAAAAAGCCCAGCTCGTCCGTTCCGGCGACGTTGAGATCCGACTCGATGGATGAGTCGTTTTTCGGGTTCAGGGGAATTTTGAGCTCCCTGTTGTAGTAGGGCCCCGCGACGCTCACGGCGTAGTCGAAGTCGTCCCAGCTTCCCTTGTCGGTCCCCGAGTCGTTGTTGTCGTAGACCCACCCTCCGGCGGACGAGTTGTAGTATCCGTCCCAGTACCTCCTGTTGGACGAGATGGCTCCCGCAACCTTCACGAAGTTCTCGTTTTTATCGGTCAGCCTGTCGTCGTGGGGGCCGTCGTAGCCGGCCGTGGCGCCCGCGCCCTCGTCGAAGTAAAGGGTAACATAGTCGTTGGACGAGGAGCTCGTGCATTTATAGACCAGTCCGACATAAAGATAGTCGTCGTCGTTCATCAGCAGGAGCTGGGCATATCTCGTGTTTGCGGGGGAGCCGAAGTCCGAGAGGGTTATGTTGCGCACGAACGCCCCGTCCCACTCCGTGGCGGGGGAGGTGCCCCTCGAGATCTGGCCGTCGATGATGACGTCGCTCGCGGCGTCGCCGTTGAAGAACGAGTATATCTGCCTGGGGTCCTCCGGCGAGGCCAGGGGGTCCACGTGGGCCTCGGCGCCCGGCATCAACAGAGGGAGCGCCGCAGCGAAGTATCCTGTAATAAGGCACAGCACCATGGCTGGACATGCGAGCTTTTTCACCATGTTTTCACCCCGTCAGAATGTCACGGCGGGAAAGAGAACCGGCTCACCGCCTCCTCCATAGAGCGACTGCCCCCGCCCCGCAGAGTGCGGCGATTATGAAGAGCGCCTCGAACCCCCCGATGCCCGACGCGGGAGGCTCGGTTATCTTCTCCACAGAGAGCTCGTGCTCCGAGAAGTGGGGTATGTAGGCCAGCACCTCGCAGCTCCTCTCACCGACCTCCACGCAGTACGCGGCCCGCTCCCTCTTCTCCAGCTGGTGGCGCACCAGCTCCTCCGCGCTCACCCGCTTCATGGTTTTGCCGTCAAGACTCGCGCGCAGCTGCTTCGCCTCCTTCACACCCATGGTCTCCCTGTCGATGCCTATCCTGAATATCATGCCCTCGGCGTACTCCGCCCTCACCACCACCTTCATCTTTCCGCTCCCGGCGGCTTTGACTGTCATGGAAGTCGAGTGGGCATAGCCCCACGAGCTCTCCATGTGGGAGCCGTTCGCCCCGACCATGTCTAACTCGCCGCCCAGCCGGCCCTCGCGCGCCATTTCGTGGGCCCGCAGCCTGAGTCCCTGCTCCCCGCTCGGCTGTACCCGGACCGTGAGGCTCCCGGCGGACTGGCCGAAGCTCACAAGGAGCTCGCTGCCGTTTATCTCGGAGTCCGCCCCGCCGACCAGAACCACCGCCTCGAGCGCTCCCGAGATTCTTATGTTGCCGGTGCTGTTGTGCTTCACCGCGGTCATTCCCGCGCCCAGCGTCAGACGCGCGGACATGTTCGCTCCCTGCATCTTGGTGATGTGCAGCACCGCCGCCGGGTTGTTGTGGGCCATTATGACCGCTGTGCTCCCGTTTACCCGGGCCACGGCACCGGACGCGCTCCAGCCCGTGCAGCAGAAGGGCTCCAGCGCAACGAATTCGAAGAGAACTGTACCTGAGTCCTGCACCGTGTAGTTCAGTATCGCCCCGTCCTCCACGCTGAAACCGATGTACCTCCCCGAGAAGGAGGTCTCGTTGAGGAGAATCTGGCCGAACATGTTGAGCTCCTGAGCCCTGTTCATCAAGGCGTTCCCAGCTGGGTCCTGGCCCGGACCCCCCGGGCCGGGCCCGTTGCCCGGCCCCGAGGCCGCGGCAGCCCCCAGCGCGAGCACGACCACGACAAATCCAGCGAACACTCCTGCCATCGCCCTTGCCATTCCTCACACCTCGGCCATCCCCTTCGCTCCCGCCAGATAAAGGGTTTCTGGAACAAACCTCTAAGATTGGAACAAATTTCTAACCGTCCCCGGAGACACTTAGAGGATTGTACCAAACCCATTATTAATTCCGGCGGCGAAATGACGGGACGGATGAGCGGAGGGGCAAATGAGGGGAGATGGGCGGCGATGATTCTCGTGGCTGCGCTGATTCTTGCCGCAGCGGTCTCCCTGCCCCGGCCCGCCTCCGCTCTGAGTCACTCGGAGAGTCCCTCGCAGGTCACGGTCGAGGGCAGGAACATCTCTATCGAAATATCCAGAGCCAGCCCCCGTCTCTACTTCCACGAGCGTGGCGCGCAGGGCGCGACGTTTCAGTTTGCCTACACACGCCTCCTCAGCTTCAACGACACGGGCGACGGGAGGTACCAGCCCGGGGAGCTGTCCTATTTCTGCAACCTCACAGCCGCGCGATGGAATTCCTCGGTCGAGGAGCGGGATGGCGGCGAGGGTGGGGAGGAGGTCCGCGTTGTTATGACCGCCTTGCTGGACATGACCGAGCACAGGGGAGGGTCCGCGGGCCGCTCCGGGGGCGAATTCCCCCGGGAGTATGAAGGCGGCCCGGGTGTGGAGGGGCGGAGTGGGGGGGCCGGGAAAACCGGCAACGGGACGGGGAGCGGCGGCGCCCCGGAACCCGCGGGAAACGGCACCGGTGGAGGTGGTCCGAGTTCTCCGTCCAACGCCACGGAGCCAGGCGGCCCCGGCTCCTCAGGAGGAGGAGGCGGGCCGCAGGATGGCAGGCCCGATGTCATTCCCGGCGCCGTGCAGATGACCGCGACTTTCCTGCTGAGGGAACTCAATTCCACATACGTTTCGGGAGGGGAGGTGCTGGTCCTCCACGGCGGGAGCGAGATGAAGATCTCGGTCGGGCTCGCCCTCAGGTCTCCTGTGCCGGGCACGCACATCGCGCTGGAGCAGTCGCTCGGTGAGGGGGAGGGAGAGATGAATGACGGGCGCTTCATCGTCCATGACGCGACGGGCCCCACAACCGCCCGCGGGTCCGAGAACGAGATGCAGGGCGGGAGGGAGCTGATGCACGTGTTCACCAGCACCGCCCGCGAGCAGCAGAGGATAACCTACTGCGATTCGGACGGAACGGACAGGGGCTACCTCACCTGGACGCGCACCGTTGAGGCCCCCGGAGGGCCGTCGTTGCTGGAGTGCTCCTACCGCACCGATGGGGTCTCTCTCAAGCTCTACTCCGCCTTCAGGTTATCCGCCACCACGGGGGAGTACTTCATCGACCCCACCGTCGGCGTGCTTCCGGGACCGCTCGCGGGCGCCGTCCACGAGCTCGAGGAAAGGCTCCTGAGCCACCGCTGGTCCATTCTGGCGGGACTTGCCGCCGGAATTGCGCTCGCCACCGCCGTCGTGGGCGCGGCCGGCCTGTGGCGGCGCGCCCGGGGCGAGGAGCTCGTTATTCTCGAAAGAAACCCCTACTACCGCGGAGGGGGCGGGGGTCGGGGCCCTCCCCCGTGATTGTTCTCCCGGTCCGACTCAATTCATCTGCGCGAGACCCAGGCCGCCACGAAGCTCTCGACGAGCTCGTCGAGGAAGCTCCTGCGGTAGGTTATCAGGAGGTCCGCGACCTTCTCGGGCTCGACCACCTCGAACCGGGTCTCGCGCCCCTCCCTCCTCGAGACCAGCACCCCCGCCTCGACCATTCTCTTAAGATGATAGGATATCGTGGGGCCGCTGACGGAGAAGCTGGCCAGAATCTCGCCGTGGGTCGCGCCCGGTTTGCGAAGGAGAAAGAGGAGGATGCCCCGCGGCAGGTCCTGCCGGAGGAACGACAGGATGGCCTTCGACGCGGGGTCGAACCTGTCCCTCGGGTAGTAGCGGGTGTAGTGCTCCTCCTCTCTGGCCACGAGGATTTCCTTCTTCACCATATATTTCAGGTGGTAGTCCAGCGCCCCAACCGGCATCCCGAGCGCCCTCTGGAGCTCCCTGAAGTGGACCCCCGGGTTGAGGGTGAGGTACTCGAATATCCTCTTTCTGCTCTGGAGCTCGAGGGTTCGTTCCTCCATTGCCCCTCCGTTCACCTCTTTCTCCTGACTCCCCTCGCCACCCAGAGGGCGATGATGATGAGGAGGAGGGTCAGGCTCACAGCGGGTATCAGGACATCGAGCTCCCGCGGGGCCTCACGTGAGAGGGCCGCCAACAGGACCTGATGGGCGGAGAGGGCGAGAGCCGCGGCGGAGACGCAGACCGGGAAGAGAAGGCGGAGGGATCTAGTGCGGGCGAGGGCGAGCAGGGCGAGAATCAGGAGGGCTGCCGAGAGCACCAGCGCCGCTGAGGCCAGCGCGTCGCCTAGATACAACACCATGTGATCGGATATCACTATTCGGATAAATAAGATATACAGGTCTCATGAGAACTGCCCACCGCCCGCACCGGGCCAGCCTGCCCGGTTCGAGAACAGCTCTTCACTTTCACGGACTCCACTCGCCTGCGGGTCTCAACGAATGGTCTCATCGAACGATAAGAAACAATCCGAAGAACGAGCGGAGAGAAAGGACGTCCACGAATCGAGGTGGAGGAGGTTGAAAGAGGGCTCGAGGTGTGAGAAGAAAATGAGATCTGTAAACCTCTTTCGGCGCTGTCGGCGGGCCCCTCCATGTCGCCGCGCGAAACGCGCGGCACACCCGCGCCCCGCCCGCGATATGTGTGCGGGCGGCTTTTCACGGGAACGGACATGCGCCGCTCTGTCATGGCACATGTTATTCTCCCGCGTCAATCCGGCGTGTGACAAAATATTTATCGGCCTCTTTCAATGCCCCCATCATGCAGGGGTATGCAACTGCTGTCTGGTTGTTAATAGCTCTACCCGTTTTCATGGGTCTCCTCGCGCTCCCCTTCAAAAAAAAGGCCCACCTTCTTGCCATCGTCGGCGTCAACACCATCGTTTTAATATCTCTCTCCATCTTCCTCGTTATCGCGGTCTCGGCCGAGGGCATGGGCCGCGGCGATTTCCTCCGGGTGGACTCGAAAGAGCTCGCGCTCGCGCTGGGCCTGCCGGAGCTCTCGATTCACGAGCTGATTCTCTATCTCGACCTGGGCCTTCTGGCGTTCTTCGTCGCCCTCGGTCTTTATATAAAAAGTCCGGTGACATTCGCGGTTGCGATCTGCCAGCTGGTGCCCCTGGCATCCTTTGAGCTAAGGAACCCGGAGGCGCTCGAGACCTTCGCTTTCGCCCTCGACCACCTCTCGCTGGTTTTTGTCCTGATATGCTCGATTGTCGGCTCCATTATCGCAATCTACGGCGTCCAGTACATGGCCGACGAGAAGAAGCAGGGGGTCTTCTTTTTCTTCATCCTGACCTTCCTCGGCGTCATGAACGGCGCGGTCCTCTCAAACAACCTCATCTACCTCTACTTCTTTTGGGAGTGCACAACCCTATGCTGCTACTTCCTCATCAAGCACGAGGGCGACCCCCTCTCCCTCTCAAACGCGAAATGGGCTCTCGAGGTCACGATAGCTGGCGGGGCTGCGCTCCTGATCGGCGCGTTCATGTTCCACCAATGCAGCGGGACCGCCAGTTTCTCGCTGATGGGGATCGTGGGGAAGGAGGGGCTCGCGGGCGCGGACGCCATGGTCGCGCTTCCGCTCTTCTTCTTCTCTCTCGCGGCCTTCACCAAGGCCGCGCAGGTACCCTTCCAGTCCTGGCTCCTGGGGGCGATGGTCGCACCAACCCCGGTCTCCGCGCTGCTCCACTCCAGCACGATGGTCAAGCTCGGCGTCTATCTCGTCATTAGAATTGCGCCCGTGCTACACCAGTTCCAGGAGCTCTCGCTGCTCGTTGCGATTGTGGGGGGTCTCTCGTTCCTCTCCACAGCGCTCCTGGCGATTCAGGAAAGGGGAATGAAGAAGCTCCTGGCCCTCTCGACCGTGGGCAACCTGGGCCTCATCATCATGCTCGCGGCCATCGGGACGCCGGAGGCCATCGCGGCCGCGGTGGTGCTGACGATATTCCACGCGATTTCAAAGGCCCTGCTCTTCCTCTCCGCAGGCGCCGTCCAGAAGCTGTTCGGGAGAAAGGACATCGAGGGCACGGAGGGGCTCTTCAGGAGAGCCCCGTCAATGTTCGGCGCCTTCTTCATCGGAATTCTGACGATGTTTCTGGCACCCTTCGGAATCTTCATTGCGAAATACACATCCATAGCCGAGTCCACCTCCAATCCGTTCCTCCTTCTGATGGTGCTGGTGGGGAGCATCGCGTGCGAGGTCTTCTATATCAGATGGCTGGGGAGGGCGATGGCGCTGACGGGGGAGGTGAGCGAGAAGAGGGTCTCGCCTCTCTACACCGCCCCGATGTGGACGCTGGCCGTCGGGGCCGT is a window from the Thermoplasmata archaeon genome containing:
- a CDS encoding helix-turn-helix domain-containing protein, with the translated sequence MEERTLELQSRKRIFEYLTLNPGVHFRELQRALGMPVGALDYHLKYMVKKEILVAREEEHYTRYYPRDRFDPASKAILSFLRQDLPRGILLFLLRKPGATHGEILASFSVSGPTISYHLKRMVEAGVLVSRREGRETRFEVVEPEKVADLLITYRRSFLDELVESFVAAWVSRR
- a CDS encoding proton-conducting transporter membrane subunit; the encoded protein is MQGYATAVWLLIALPVFMGLLALPFKKKAHLLAIVGVNTIVLISLSIFLVIAVSAEGMGRGDFLRVDSKELALALGLPELSIHELILYLDLGLLAFFVALGLYIKSPVTFAVAICQLVPLASFELRNPEALETFAFALDHLSLVFVLICSIVGSIIAIYGVQYMADEKKQGVFFFFILTFLGVMNGAVLSNNLIYLYFFWECTTLCCYFLIKHEGDPLSLSNAKWALEVTIAGGAALLIGAFMFHQCSGTASFSLMGIVGKEGLAGADAMVALPLFFFSLAAFTKAAQVPFQSWLLGAMVAPTPVSALLHSSTMVKLGVYLVIRIAPVLHQFQELSLLVAIVGGLSFLSTALLAIQERGMKKLLALSTVGNLGLIIMLAAIGTPEAIAAAVVLTIFHAISKALLFLSAGAVQKLFGRKDIEGTEGLFRRAPSMFGAFFIGILTMFLAPFGIFIAKYTSIAESTSNPFLLLMVLVGSIACEVFYIRWLGRAMALTGEVSEKRVSPLYTAPMWTLAVGAVALSVLLPFFLSPLVDPIAGFHRLEATLPITYLGRAGAIPTFVIFLALLLGIAYATMETGGKRVKPYTCGMEGYELQLSCPYFESYIDSGKAMLAVEVAGILTLLAALGGALVSAGVV